The Loxodonta africana isolate mLoxAfr1 chromosome 14, mLoxAfr1.hap2, whole genome shotgun sequence DNA window TGTTCTCCTTAGGTAATTCCATTCAGTTATTTCAGTTACCGTTTTTATACTGGTGACTTCCCAATCCATATCCTTAGCCTAATGTAGTCTCTCCTGTTCACTTTATCCTGATGGATTaataccttgtttttttttctttattatcaaagcaaggggaggggaaggaggtaAACATATGTGGTCAATCTACCATGTTTACCTAGAATTTATCAGAACTCTCTGAGGTACAATCATcacaataactaacatttatctagagcttactatatgccagacatggttctaagtgctttacatttaTTAACTCAGTCTTCACAATAATCTTATGAGGCAGAtactgttattattcccattttacagatgaagaagctaaggcacagagaagttaaataactagacccaaagttacacagctagTGTGAGCCAGGATACAAACTCAAGTTGTCAGACTCTGAAATCACTTCCTGCTTAAAGCTCTCTGCAATAGTATCCCATTCCTTTACAATAAAGTACAAGTGATTTAGCATATCATTTGTACTCTTTATGATCATGTCCACCTCACCTTTCCAGTCTCATCTCTGCATTCTGTCCCTAACTCCATCTCTTTGACCTCTGAGATTCTTGCCCTGAATGTACCATATTCTCACAGTCCTTGTGCCTTTTTCATGCTATTTACTCTGTCTCACACACTCCTTTGTCTTCCAGAATACTAATACAGTGTTAAGGTATTGCAGCATATACTTGTAAATTGAATATTTGAATAATGTATTTCACCTAGCAAGAAAATCATGCTTTTGATTTGTTTTGATTTAGCATGCATTCTTGAAAActgtataatcaataaaataataGTACTCGATTATGTATGATGGGTTCATAAGTCTAACAGACTAAACAAAATTATCTCCTTAAAATTTGGTTGTATGGAGAGGGAAATGTAAAGATTCTTTTGGAAATATATCAGGAAAGTATACATTAAACAGTAAATGTATTAATTTCATCCCTTCATTAGTAAAATGTTTTCTAACCTTATCTTGCCGTTTTACTTTATAGCATTTTCTTCCTCTCGCAAATCTGGAATGTTCACCAAATGTTGAAACTTTCCTTTGTAAAGCGTTTGTACCAAGCTGCACAGAACAAATTCATGTGGTTCCACCTTGCCGTAAATTTTGTGAGAAAGTATATTCTGATTGCAAAAAAATAATTGACACTTTTGACATCCAATGGCCTGAGGAACTTGAATGTGACAGGTAAATTTTGTTTTTGACTAAAAGCTATTGATGGTACTTTAATATTGGTTAGATCTCCAAAATGCTAGTGACAGGCTTACTTCAACAGATGTTTATTGTATACCTGATATATGCCAGATACCCTGGTGATAAATGTTGGGGACATATTGGTAAGCCAAAACAGACATGATTCTTTCTGTCAGGGAATTTACAGTGTGGTGAGAGAGACAGatgataaataaataattatacaAATAAATGCGGAATTACAACTGTGGTAGATACAACATGATTCTATGAGAACATGTAATGGTACATTTGACCTCAACTGGGAGAAAGGGAAGGTTTCCTTGAAGAGATGACTATTGAGCTACAGTGAGAAGGTAAGACAGAAGTAATTAGGCAGTGAGAGGAGAAAAGAACATTTTAGGCAGAGGGAGTAGCTTGTTCAGAGTCCCTATGGCAGACGAGAGCCTGGCATATTCAGGGAATTAAAAGACTAGCGTGACTGGAGTGATGTGGGTAAGACTGTGAACAAGataaagaaggagagagaggcagCAGTCAGGCCACTCAGGGCCTCTATAGTGTATGCTTTCATGCTAAAGGCTTGAAAAGCTCTTGAAGTATTTGAAGATAGAGATTGGGGGACAGGCTGGAGATGATCATGCTGGCTTCTGTGTGTAGAGCATGGGTTTCATGTCACAGCCTGGTGAGGGCTGGGCAAGCTCTCTTTGGCAGTTCACCTTAGGAATCTAGGCTGCTTCCATCTTGCACCTCTGGCAGCCATGTGGATGGGAGAACAAGAATGTAGAGAACTGGCACCTCTTCTTAAATGCATCACATCTCTCCCCTTTGCATTCCTGTTGGCAAGATGTCAGTCTCACGATTACAACTGAACTACTAGGGAGAATGGGAAATGTGTGTCCAGAAGGGAAAAAGATATTCAAAGCAGAGAAAGTGTCAAGTACTGCTGGTTAGTAagaacattgttgttaggtgccacagagtccattccgactcatagcgaccctctatgacagagcagaacttccccatagggtttcctaggctgaaatttttacaggagcagatcaccaggtcatttctTCAGTGGAGCCActgctgccgaccttttggaaagcagccaagtgcttaaccattgtaccaccagagtccgacttatagcaaccttataggacagagtagaagaagtaggaacattaaaaaaaataaaattgcttgTACTATTTCACTAGTGTGGTGAGGGCAGAGGGCAAATTGCAATGGGTGAAGGGTTAAGTGGGAAGTGAAACAAGATATACAGATAATTggcagaaaatttgacaaaaagagagaggaagagaggtgTGGTAACCAGAAGGAGGAAGtctgggagtttttttgttttttttttaatggggaagAGCTGACTACTTTTACCAACTACTAGGAGATTACAAGGAAGAGGCAGATGAGGGATTGCCCATGGATTGCCTTCATTGTAGCAGGAGGGAACGAGGATAGGATGGTTACAGATGTAGGTCAGGCTTATATATTTGGTAAGAATTGCTGTGAGAATTCCTATCTGATGGTTTCCATTTTCATTGTGAAGCAGTAAGGGTCTGGGGAGAAAGAAGGCAAGTTTGAAGGCAGTGGAAAGAATGGGAGAGTAAGTAGACCAGAGAGACTTGGTAACATTTTAGGTAAATCAGGTGATCCTGAATTTGTAATGGATCTCATTTGACCTGTTGAGACCCTGTCCAGCAGTGCTAGGATTCTTGGGGGCAAGTACAGAGAAAGCAGATAGTTGGTTCATCTCTGGTTGGGGTTTTCCCAGATGGATTCAGTGAAAAGTCAAAGGAGTGGTGAGAAAGTTAAGGACAACCGAGAAGGGTGTTACTAAAATGATAGACATTGAACATGTAAGTGGATGAGGAGtgaaaggcaggaaggaaaggacTGATGTTTTGAGACAAGGTAGTGGAGATCCCAatgacgttaaaaaaaaaaaagtcatagtgGGAGTTTTTTAATAAACCAGCTGCAAGGATAGGAACTTGTGGTTAAAAGGCAGGATTCTTGAGTTAACGATTTTAGGAGGTAGTGTGCAGTTACAGGTTGTGGCAGGGTTCATTGTCTGACCATGATTTATAGGTGGCCAGAGTGGGATAGGGATGGTCATTGAAGATGAGGAGGTTAAGAAGCTGAGAAGCCAGAACATTGAAGGGTTGTCCATGTGGATGGTCAAGTCACCAAGGATGGTGACggcaaaaggaaaggagagaaaactGGTGATtctgtcaacaaatatttatcgtgCTGTTACTATGTTTCAGGACTGTTCTGGGCCCTAAGGATACAGCAGATGAAAATTcctgcccttgtggagcttacattctagtggagggagggagaaggtgaaatAAATAAGTTATATTGGAAGGTGATAAGGCATGTGGAGAAAAAGAATATATaaccattgtttttttttaattgtgctttaagtgaaagtttacaattcaggtcagtgtctcattcaaaaacttacacATGCATTactatatgaccctagttgctctccctacaatgtgacagcacactccttctctccacattGTATTTCCTATATCCATTCAACccactcctgtccctttctgccttctcatctcaccttcagacaggagctgcccacatagtctcatgtgtctacttgggttaagaagcacactcctcaccagtatcattttatgtcttacagtccagtctaatctttgaagagttggcttcaggaatggttttagttttgggctaataaagagtctggaggccatgacctctggggtcactccagtctcagtcagaccattcagtctggtctttttactagaatttgaggtctgcatcccacttttctcctgcaccatcagggactctctgttgtgttccctgtcagggcagtgattggtggtagcctggcaccatctagttcttctagtctcagcctgatagagtctctggtttatgtggccctttatcttgggctcatattttccttgtgtctttggtgttcttcattctcctttgctccaggtgagttgagaccaattgatgcatcttagatggctgtctgctaccttttaagaccccagacgccactcaccaaagcgggatgcagaatgttttcttaatacactttgttatgccagttgacctagatgtccgctgaaaccatggtccccaaactcccgcccctgctactctgcccgtggaagtgtttggttatattcaggaaacttcttagcttttggattagtctagttgtgctgatttcccctgtattgtgtgttgtccttcccttctgtTTAGTTATTTTTGTGAGTCCAAATCTTGTTATTGTTTCACAATGTTTATTTTATCCTAAATGACACTTCAATTTACCGAATACTTATTCTTTCTTTATAGGATTGCCTACTCAGTTTTAAAGCAGGGGAGGTTGTAAAACTTGCAGAACTTTGCTCTGGCACTTAATTTGTAATTCCCCACCCTTTTGGAGTTTTGATCTTTGTAGTTTGATCTTTTGAGAAATGGATACCTTTTTCTTATAAGTAAGCCAAATCAAATTTATTTCACGTTTGAGAATGTTTGATACATTAAATCAGCATGTtcttgctgctgttaggtgctgtcgagccggTTCCGACTTAGAGTAACCCCAGGTActacaggacgaaacactgcctagctctgcgccatcctcacaatcgttatgtttgagcccattgttgcagccactgtgtcaatccatctagtagagggtcttgctctttttcgttgaccctctactttaccaagtatgatgtctttcgccagggactggtctctcttaTAATTGGGATGTTgagtccattttttaaaattatatgtgtATTCAAACTGTATCCCACTAATGTTAAGTAAAAATCACAAGCACCCCTTTAGTAAAATGTTAAGTGGGTCAATTACATATAAGAATAATTCTGGTATTATTATACCAGagaagttttattttcttcatttctataaATAAGACTTCTAGGCCTTTACAGTATCTTCTTTattttggaaaaacaaaaaaagaaagaagcttcTGATTGAAACTCTTAATTTTGAGCTATTTAAAGGTTTTAGCATAATAAAATGTTTAACATATTTAGCTATATAGTAAAAACGTATAAGCATTCTTATTATTTGAGAAACCATTTCTGAGGTTATGGCATACATGGAGCTCTTGGCTACCCACAAGAATGCCTTTGCATTCCACTGCCTTTGCCTGGGAAGTAAGGTAAAAGGTTCATGAATTCTTAGAGGCCTCAAGGATCCTCAGCTTGTCAGAGCACCCTTTTGTACGTGAGGAGTTTTGCGGCAAACGGGCTTTCTTCTTGCTATGGGTCAAGCTGTCTTCTGATAGCTTGTCAAGAGATTAATCGCTCTCATTGTGACCTATTGCCCTTCTCTTTTCTCACCCTTTtcctgcagcagtgcattgaggGGCTATGGAATCTTACCAGTTTCTGTTATTctgttttctttcacttttttttttcctgtctttattATGATAGTCAAACTTTTCCTTCAAAAGATCTATCTGCCTTGCCTTCATGAAAATGTACTCTTCTGAGCCAACTCTAACCTGTAATCTGCCTAGGTTTCTCTGTCTTCCCATCAATTATGAACATATAAGGTAGTACTTTACAGTTGAAGAGCATAGCATTAAAATAGTCAATCAATAAAAAATGTTGAtgtcatgtatttaatttttataatctttacagattaCAATACTGTGATGAGACAGTTCCTACAACTTCTGATCCACCCACAAAATTTCTTGACCCtcagaagaaaacagaagaagtCCAAAGAGACATTGGATTTTGGTGTCCAAGACATCTCAAGACCTCTGGAGGACAAGGCTATAAGTTTCTGGGCCTTGACCAGTGTGCGCCTCCTTGTCCCAACATGTATTTTAAAAGTGATGAGCTAGAGTTTGCAAAAAGTTTTATCGGAATAGTTTCCATATTCTGTCTTTGTGCAACTTTGTTCACATTTCTGACTTTTTTAATTGATGTTAAAAGATTTAGATACCCAGAGAGACCAATTATATATTACTCCGTCTGTTACAGCATTGTATCGCTTATGTACTTTATTGGCTTTTTGCTCGGCAATAGTACAGCCTGTAATAAGGCAGATGAAAAGCTAGAGCTTGGTGACACAGTTATTCTAGGCTCTCAGAATAAGGCTTgcactgttttatttatgtttttgtattttttcacaatggCTGGCACTGTGTGGTGGGTGATTCTTACCATTACTTGGTTCTTAGCTGCAGGAAGAAAATGGAGTTGTGAAGCCATTGAACAAAAAGCAGTGTGGTTCCATGCCGTCGCGTGGGGAGTACCAGGTTTTCTAACTATTATGCTTCTTGCTATGAACAAAGTTGAAGGAGATAATATCAGTGGAGTTTGCTTTGTTGGCCTTTATGACCTGGATGCTTCTCGTTACTTTGTACTCTTGCCACTGTGCCTTTGTGTGTTTGTTGGCCTTTCTCTTCTTTTAGCtggaattatttctttaaatcatGTTCGACAAGTTATACAACATGATGGTCGAAACCAAGAGAAACTAAAAAAATTTATGATTCGGATTGGAGTTTTCAGTGGCCTGTATCTTGTACCATTAGTGACACTTCTTGGATGTTATGTCTATGAGCAAGTGAATAGAATTACCTGGGAGATAACTTGGGTCTCTGATCATTGTCGTCAGTACCATATCCCATGCCCTTATCAGGTAAAGGCTGTCATTTGGATTATTTTACCATTTAATTTTAACTTAGAAAATGTTCCCTGGAAATATACCTTTATTAGTAATGAACATAAAATTAGATTTCGGGTAAGAAAATCCAACAGACATAGTCTGTGCATCCGCTGAagctaagaaaaatgtctcaagTACTCTCTTCCCAAGATTTAGCTTCAGTTAAAATTGTAGAATGCCTCATTTAgctattcttttaaaaattgagttGCAGAGACAGATTCATGGTAGTAATGAAGGACAGAGTCACAGGACATGTTATAAGGActgtcagggaaaaagagaagctATTTCTGCTGAATTGGGGATTTTTTTATTTAAGTCTTGTGTgattcttgtttttatttctttaaaataagaaaaaacctTATTTGGATATAtttattattacatttttatcttatttttgtaTAGCTTATGCATTGTTATAAAAACAGAACTTGATTTTTGCCTAAACCTATCATTTCttaactaaacaaaaaaaaaattgaaccaaaATATTTCATGTTGATGTTTATCATTAGTACTAAAGTAGTGTTTTTAAGATTGAAATAAAGTCCATTCCTAAAAATATGAAAATTCTTAAAAGCATTTTAATTGTGGTTTTATCTATagaaagtttgtttttttaataacttcATAATTTTCTTAAATATGTATGATATTCATTATATTAATGAGTAATTCTATCATCACAGTTTATCAAATCAAGCAATGTGTGAGCTAAATTGTTTTACGTAAATTTGTGTTCTAGAAAGTGGAACCTATTTTTTATACTGATGTGGGGATAATAGTTTTACTTGCCTTACAAGCTATCCACAGTCTGTTTTTACTGTATACTTAATAAGGGAACCATGTCCTAAGGTAATCCCGCTGTATTAAAATGTCTCCCAGACaaactgaaagaataaatgaacacatactgTTAAAACCTTTAAGATCTACAGTttgtaaaaattatattttattgaaaAAACTATAAAGTATTaggataaaatgagaaaataattttataaacgTAAAATGGAGGACTTTATAAGTATGATATAAAATTCAGAAACCATAAAATGAAAGCTTGCTAAACTTGACTAAGTAAAAaactaaacatttaaaaaacaccATAATCAAAAAAAATCAGCTGGGGAAATTTATTTGCAATTCACTTTATAGTTGAAGGGCTAATGTCTTTAATTTATAAAAGTTCACACAGATCAATAAGAAGAAAAGCAACAATCtgatataaaaacagaaaaagaatttgagGAGGGTTCACAAAAAGAGCAAATCAAAAGACGTTTCTTAAACGTGAAAAAATGTtgtaataaaagaaattaaaattataataaaattaaattttgtgAGATGGAAAATAAAGGTTTTATAACCATTGTGTTGGTGAAAGTGTGGCAAAATAGGCCTTTTCAGACTTGGCTATTGAGAGTTTCAATTAGTACAGCTTTCTATGGAGAACAATTTGACAATATCTGTTAGATTTAAAATGCACATACCCTTTATTCtgccactttggaaatttatcAACAGATCTACTCATAAATGTGTGAGGAATGACATATGTGCAAAGATAGTCTCTCCAATATTATTTGCAATGGCAATAGATTTGAAGTAACTTAAATATTAATAACCAaccaactcattgccattgagttgattccaacttatagcagaactgttccatagggtttccaaggagtggctgatggatttgaactgctgacttttttgttagccaacgagctcttaaccactcctccACCAGGACTCTGTAAATATTAATAGAGATAGTTAGGTAAATTATTAATAGGGATAGTTAGATAAACTATGGTTCATCTGTACAATGAAATACTAGGCAGcctttaaaaagaatgaagagtgCTATTTGTTCTGATATAGAATGGCCTCCAAGAAATATTAAGTGCCAAAAGCAAGATACAGTATATAATACATAGTATTTTGACATTTgtgcaacatttaaaaaataatacatgaaagTTTATACTTGGATAAAAAGtataatttaatttttgtgaaatttaCACATTCTAATCTTTTGAGAACACTGGCATTTATTTTATTCTAGCCAGctaaagttttttgttgttttttttttaacataaagtgTTGTTATAATGAGTCTAAATGtacttattttttgttattattttttgtggTAGGTTATTGTGAAGGAAAACTGATAAAAATTTAGAGGCAGATATTTTAGCAATTTGAAGGTACAGATTTACCTATAGGAGGAAAATGCCAGGAAATCAGTATTTCAGTATCTTTCCCTTTCTAGCTCTGTATTTTGATATACAGATAAAGGTTCTTTGCCAGTTGTTCAGAACTTCAGTAAAGAATGTATTGCACTAAAAGCACTATTTATTATGTTATTTCAAACCTCATacaataaaatagactttgaagatTTGTACTTTCTGTTTGACTTTTACATTCACTATATAGGCTTTTCTACTTTAAATCTGCCACTGAAATTTTTATTAttcatgttttgttttggtctttttgcaGGCAAAAACAACAGCTCGACCAGAATTGGCTTTATTTATGATAAAATATCTGATGACATTAATTGTTGGCATCTCTGCTGTCTTCTGGGTCGGAAGCAAAAAGACGTGCACAGAATGGGCTGGTTTTTTTAAACGAAATCGCAAGAGAGAGTAAGAACCTATTAAATTTTctgatattattttaaaatacacagaTCAAATACCAAGGAACTATTCAAATCATCGTTGTACTGGAATTTCATTGCATCAACTATTGCTTGAATTTGATGAGCTTCCTAATGTTTGCAAATCTTTTTCATGGGAGATATGCTTTATTTTGGCATTTGTTGTAACAGTGTTTGACATATACTGTCctatttattattattctcatttattCTTTTGAGTGTGacatttttaatagttttctcATTTTATCAATAATATGAGGattaaagaaatgaaatatataagcatatataaaGTACAATTCACTGTAAGTGATGTGTTATGATCATTGTTTACTACTACCTTAAATTCTGATACTTGTTGTTCTCATTA harbors:
- the FZD6 gene encoding frizzled-6, whose protein sequence is MEMFTFLLCIFLPLIRGHSLFTCEPITVPRCVKMAYNMTFFPNLMGHYDQGTAAKVMEHFLPLANLECSPNVETFLCKAFVPSCTEQIHVVPPCRKFCEKVYSDCKKIIDTFDIQWPEELECDRLQYCDETVPTTSDPPTKFLDPQKKTEEVQRDIGFWCPRHLKTSGGQGYKFLGLDQCAPPCPNMYFKSDELEFAKSFIGIVSIFCLCATLFTFLTFLIDVKRFRYPERPIIYYSVCYSIVSLMYFIGFLLGNSTACNKADEKLELGDTVILGSQNKACTVLFMFLYFFTMAGTVWWVILTITWFLAAGRKWSCEAIEQKAVWFHAVAWGVPGFLTIMLLAMNKVEGDNISGVCFVGLYDLDASRYFVLLPLCLCVFVGLSLLLAGIISLNHVRQVIQHDGRNQEKLKKFMIRIGVFSGLYLVPLVTLLGCYVYEQVNRITWEITWVSDHCRQYHIPCPYQAKTTARPELALFMIKYLMTLIVGISAVFWVGSKKTCTEWAGFFKRNRKRDPISESRRVLQESCEFFLKHNSKVKHKKKHYKPSSHKLKVISKSMGTSTGATANHGASAVAITNHDYLGQETLTEIQTSPETSVRDMGADGASTPKLREQDCGDPSSPAASSSKLSGEQANRKGRKAANVNDKSSVSESVRSEGRVNPKNDFTETVPVQSNNLQMPSSSQPSSLKGSTSLLVHSVSGVRKEQDAGSHSDA